The window TACCATTAACAAGATTTTTTTGAGAATCGCTCTATGTAAGTGAAGCTATCTCATTTACCGCAGTGAATTGACTACGTACCGTAACAAAATTATAGTTCTATAAAATTTGTATTCGCAACATTGAAATTACTTTATTAATTCTATGATAGACTAAAATGGAACGAAAAAACGAAAACGAACAAAGGGCGGGAGAACTATGAACGTAGAATTAACAAGATTCAGGGTTAAGCAAGGGAAAACAGAACGGGTAGATGAGTGGGTGAATTTTTTAAACGATAATATGAAACACGTGCTAACAACCTTGGAAGGCGAAAAAATGTATTTAGAAACTATATTTAGAGAGCATTTTAATGGGGATGAATTTCTATATTGGTATTCAGTCCAAAGTGAAGGCGGTCAAGAGGTTGAGGAATCAGAGCATTGGATAGATAAGAAACACCTGGCATATTGGAATGAATGTATTGATGATACTTTTATAGCCGGTGATTTAAAAACGGAAGTAGTAATGATTCCTGAAAAGATAAGGAATCATATGGAGTTTTGAATCCAACTAATTAATTGGTAAGTAACGGCATTAAATCAATGGAAAGAAGGTAAACAAATGGATTTACTTTTTGTGATTGTATTATTTGTGCTTCTGGTTGCTATATATGACATGATTAAAAGAACGAACAAAAATATAATTGAACAAAGTGAAGAAATTAAAAAAATGCATGATAATCTTAGGCAACATATGAAAAAGTAGTGGTATCTCATACCGCTCCAATAATCATAACCATCTATACATTGGAGCATGTTTTTTTAGATGAGGTTATATGGTTGATGGCAGATGTAGAAGATTAGTATTTGGAGGGTTACCTTGGATATTACTTTTAACCATTTCATTGATAAGTATATAGAAATTTGGAGAAAATCATCTTTAAGTGAGCTAAGAGAGCTAATCTCTGAGGATTACAAGGCAAGAGAAATAACTGGCGGGAAAATTATAGACTTTGGCTATGCAGAATCTATTGAAGGATGGGAACAAGGTTTTAACTTTGTAAATGAAAATCAGGCCAAATGGGAACTAAATAAGTTATCAGTGATTCCTTTAAGAGACAATGAGATATTAATAATTTTATCAGCCGCTTTAGTGACAAAAGATCAAAACTTAGATACGGGAAACATATTCTTTCAAACTTTTAAAAAAGAATGTGATGAAAATTGGAAACTGGTAAGAAGCTATATTGAGGCTGGAATTCCCTTGCATAATCTGCGTAGCCCTACTGTTACTGAATAAGAGGGTAAAATGATGCCGATATAGTTAGAAAAAATAGTTTTCCTGAGATACGATAAACTTTTGAAAAATCGATTCCACTGCGTAGAGACGTGGAATCGATTTTTCGGTTAACTTACTTTAATAGTCTAGTTTCATCAAGCATATGAATGAAGTCCTGCAATTACTAGATTCACGAAGACTTGATTGAAAATAATAATTCCGAAACCAATAATCGCCATCCAAGCAGTTCTTTCGCCTTCCCATCCCTTTCCGACCCTCAAGTGCAACATTGCAGCATAGAATAAGAAGGTAATTAAAGCCCAAATTTCTTTCGGATCCCAACCCCAGAAACGGCTCCAGGCAAATTGAGCCCAAATCATAGCGAATATCAGTCCACCAAGTGCGAACAAAGGAAAACCAATGATGACTGCTCGGTAAGTTATTTCATCCATAGAGCTCGCATTCACTTTATGAGTAAGTGGTTTGAGTAGAGTAATGATTTTCCGCTTCGTGAGTAGACGAATCAGTGCATACAGCACAGAACCTACAAGGAAAGACCATATTATTGTATTCAATTTTAGTGCATCAATCGAGTTGGGAATCTCTATAATGCCACTTCTTTGATCGACAGCCTCATAAGTATTGGCCTCCACTGATTGGACAACAACCGAGTCCTTGGGAACGGTAATGGCCGGTAATTTATAGTGATAAACATCCAACTCAGTTTTATGATTTTCGAACTGAAGATCTTTCGCATAACCCATCGCACTGAATGTGCTTGTCATTGCAATGAAGCCCAATACGACGACCAAGAAATACATAACGAGCTCCAAAAAGAATGTTTTCTTACTCTTTTCAGCAGGATTCACCGTTTTTAAAAGATAGATAATGCCCGTCACAAAAGATATAGATAATACCGCACTAGAAAAAGCCACTGTAAGAACATGTATTGTTAACCAATTACTTTGTAACGCCGGAATAAGGGGCGTTATATCTTTTGAAAATGCATTTGCGTAGCCCAGAATTAGAAGTGCTATCGGAAGGGCGAAAAGTCCAATTACGCTTTGATGATACAAGTAATACATAATCAGAAAACTTCCGACAAGCATGATACCAAAGAATGTCATGAATTCATAAAGATTGCTGACAGGGGCATGTCCAGCAACATACCATCTGGTTATAAAATAGACGATTTGTAAAATAAACCCTGCCCACGTTAATGTTATTCCAAGTACTGAATATATCTTTCTTTTCGAGCTAACTGATAGACCTAAAGGGATAATCGCTAATAAGTAGATAAAAAATGAAATATAAAGTGCTGTACTGCTTAAACTGATTAATGAACTCGAAGACATGATGACGCCCCTTATAAATGCTACGATATTTATGTACAAATGCGCTAACTTAAAAATGTACACTTTTGCCTCATTTTCTAGCATACTAATCATGAGGTGATTGGTATGTACATAACGCTAGATGTTCAAACGGATTTTGAAATCAATAGTCTTTCAGACTTAACAAAATTCAAACAGTTAATGGAGAATCTAAAAATGAAAATT of the Sporosarcina sp. FSL K6-1508 genome contains:
- a CDS encoding DUF6176 family protein; translation: MNVELTRFRVKQGKTERVDEWVNFLNDNMKHVLTTLEGEKMYLETIFREHFNGDEFLYWYSVQSEGGQEVEESEHWIDKKHLAYWNECIDDTFIAGDLKTEVVMIPEKIRNHMEF
- a CDS encoding flavoprotein encodes the protein MDITFNHFIDKYIEIWRKSSLSELRELISEDYKAREITGGKIIDFGYAESIEGWEQGFNFVNENQAKWELNKLSVIPLRDNEILIILSAALVTKDQNLDTGNIFFQTFKKECDENWKLVRSYIEAGIPLHNLRSPTVTE
- the ccsB gene encoding c-type cytochrome biogenesis protein CcsB, giving the protein MSSSSLISLSSTALYISFFIYLLAIIPLGLSVSSKRKIYSVLGITLTWAGFILQIVYFITRWYVAGHAPVSNLYEFMTFFGIMLVGSFLIMYYLYHQSVIGLFALPIALLILGYANAFSKDITPLIPALQSNWLTIHVLTVAFSSAVLSISFVTGIIYLLKTVNPAEKSKKTFFLELVMYFLVVVLGFIAMTSTFSAMGYAKDLQFENHKTELDVYHYKLPAITVPKDSVVVQSVEANTYEAVDQRSGIIEIPNSIDALKLNTIIWSFLVGSVLYALIRLLTKRKIITLLKPLTHKVNASSMDEITYRAVIIGFPLFALGGLIFAMIWAQFAWSRFWGWDPKEIWALITFLFYAAMLHLRVGKGWEGERTAWMAIIGFGIIIFNQVFVNLVIAGLHSYA